In a single window of the Spirochaetaceae bacterium genome:
- a CDS encoding SdpI family protein: MKKISIIRICIWLLALAPIILVAALYSRLPETIPMNWGLSGEPSRGHKAHIWWLAGLSPAIAGLFMLLPKIDPRGKNYEKFRGFYDAFALFMMLFLLGIVGMILSESFNPGRIQVHFVVIAFLGILFIFLGNMLPKFKSNFFAGIKTPWTLSNNEVWNKTHRLAGFLFFFGGVLITVLNFFISGTLMFVILLGILAVMVLVPIIMSYKWYQKLVENKN; the protein is encoded by the coding sequence ATGAAAAAAATAAGTATAATAAGGATATGTATTTGGCTGTTGGCTTTAGCGCCTATTATTTTGGTAGCGGCGCTGTATAGTAGGCTGCCCGAGACCATACCGATGAATTGGGGCTTAAGCGGCGAGCCGTCACGCGGCCATAAGGCCCATATTTGGTGGTTGGCGGGCCTTTCACCGGCCATTGCCGGGCTTTTTATGCTGTTACCCAAAATTGACCCGCGCGGGAAGAATTACGAAAAATTTCGCGGTTTTTACGATGCTTTTGCCCTGTTTATGATGTTATTTTTGCTGGGTATTGTTGGTATGATATTATCGGAGAGTTTTAACCCCGGCCGGATACAGGTGCATTTTGTCGTGATAGCTTTTTTGGGGATACTTTTTATCTTTTTAGGCAATATGTTACCTAAATTTAAGAGTAACTTTTTTGCCGGTATTAAAACACCATGGACACTCTCTAACAACGAGGTATGGAACAAAACCCATAGATTGGCCGGCTTTTTATTCTTTTTTGGCGGAGTGCTTATAACGGTTCTTAACTTTTTTATTAGCGGTACTTTAATGTTTGTTATCTTGCTTGGTATTTTAGCCGTTATGGTGCTGGTGCCCATAATTATGTCGTATAAATGGTATCAAAAATTAGTGGAAAATAAAAATTAA
- a CDS encoding autorepressor SdpR family transcription factor, which translates to MGVADTFKALSDSTRREILNLLVNGALTAGEIGERFAMTGATISHHLSVLKQAGLVSDDKQGKYIYYELNMTMLDEIIRYALNLKGDKGEDK; encoded by the coding sequence GTGGGAGTAGCCGATACCTTTAAAGCCCTGTCCGATAGTACACGGCGCGAAATTTTAAATTTACTGGTAAATGGCGCACTAACGGCCGGCGAAATTGGCGAGCGCTTTGCGATGACAGGGGCGACCATATCGCATCATTTATCGGTATTAAAGCAGGCCGGGCTGGTAAGCGATGATAAACAAGGTAAATATATTTATTATGAACTAAATATGACGATGCTTGATGAAATTATACGTTACGCACTTAATTTAAAAGGAGATAAAGGGGAAGATAAATAA